In Streptomyces capitiformicae, one genomic interval encodes:
- a CDS encoding winged helix DNA-binding domain-containing protein, which produces MGDLRRYIGTAERRDRLAARQRLAGSRRAAGPEEVADSLVALHGTDPATVYLAVGARLADPGRTVAETERSLYADRTLVRMHGMRHTVFVFPTGLTAVVHASTGIAVAAKERASLLKQMAAAGAPDAAWLKEVEESTLAALARRGQATAAELAEDEPRLRQQFVYAAGKSYEGMHTVSTRLLKVLGVEGRVVRGRPLGSWTSSQFRWAVAPPHAELDVAEAQASLLGRWLAACGPATEADLKWWTGWRVTEVRRALTAIGARAVTLDEGTGYVVAGDEEPPAGPAEPWAALLPALDPTAMGWQQRDWFLSPGLRPALFDRSGNIGPTVWWNGRVVGGWAQRPDGEIVWRLLEAEGVGGEAEAAIALEAERLRGWLDGTRVTPRIRTPLERELG; this is translated from the coding sequence ATGGGGGACTTGCGGCGGTACATCGGCACGGCCGAGCGGCGGGACCGGCTCGCGGCGCGGCAGCGGTTGGCCGGATCCAGGCGGGCGGCGGGCCCGGAGGAGGTCGCGGACTCGCTGGTCGCGTTGCACGGCACGGATCCCGCGACGGTGTACTTGGCGGTGGGCGCGCGGCTCGCCGATCCGGGGCGGACGGTGGCCGAAACCGAACGGTCGCTGTACGCGGACCGGACGCTGGTGCGGATGCACGGCATGCGGCACACCGTCTTCGTGTTCCCCACCGGCCTGACCGCCGTGGTGCACGCGTCGACCGGCATCGCGGTCGCCGCGAAGGAAAGAGCCTCGCTGCTGAAGCAGATGGCGGCGGCCGGGGCGCCCGACGCGGCCTGGCTGAAGGAGGTCGAGGAGTCGACGCTGGCCGCGCTGGCCCGACGCGGCCAGGCGACGGCGGCCGAACTCGCCGAGGACGAACCGCGGTTGCGGCAGCAGTTCGTGTACGCCGCCGGCAAGAGCTACGAGGGCATGCACACCGTCTCGACCCGGCTGCTCAAGGTACTGGGCGTGGAGGGCAGAGTCGTACGGGGCCGCCCGCTCGGCTCCTGGACATCCAGCCAGTTCCGCTGGGCCGTCGCGCCCCCACACGCCGAGTTGGACGTGGCCGAGGCCCAGGCGTCGCTGCTCGGCCGCTGGCTGGCCGCGTGCGGTCCGGCGACCGAGGCCGACCTGAAGTGGTGGACGGGGTGGCGGGTGACGGAGGTCCGCCGGGCGCTCACGGCGATAGGCGCGCGGGCCGTGACGCTGGACGAGGGCACGGGGTACGTGGTGGCCGGGGACGAGGAGCCGCCCGCGGGCCCCGCCGAACCCTGGGCCGCCCTGCTGCCCGCCCTCGACCCCACTGCGATGGGCTGGCAGCAGCGCGACTGGTTCCTCTCCCCCGGCCTTCGCCCCGCGTTGTTCGACCGCAGCGGCAACATCGGCCCGACCGTGTGGTGGAACGGCCGCGTGGTGGGCGGCTGGGCGCAGCGGCCGGACGGGGAGATCGTCTGGCGGTTGCTGGAGGCGGAGGGGGTGGGCGGGGAGGCCGAGGCCGCGATCGCGTTGGAGGCCGAGCGGTTGCGGGGATGGCTGGACGGGACCCGGGTCACACCGCGCATCCGGACGCCTCTGGAACGGGAGTTGGGGTAG
- a CDS encoding alpha/beta fold hydrolase, with protein MSGVTVFTHECDGELLRGVYGDGDDPAAATVVLLHGAGKGSKERLVPLLGEFVARGCRAVAFDFSGHGESTGTLAELSLRRRFEQAVAVIGARVPAGAPLIVVGFSMSGQTVADLAAHYGERVAAIGLCAPAVYGAEAWLVPFGEGNGRFSDIIRTPGSWRRSPALEAFRAYTGRAVLVVPGTDHVIPTDVTDAVTDALAARAQFTRVGIPAADHYVGLWFRDHDDDRRRFVDAVLAGLGDRGWTATRAWVDKRLPEGRSVREWESLRGGWSSQMRRLTLDDGSAAVLRSFVKPFFRRHAPGLLTREAAVLTLLASYDDIPTPRLYAADPTAELADHPSLLMSLLPGSVRVEDDGDLDGRLDLLAGQLARIHAVVPAERPRTYQAWTSPERVRTPGGPLWERAADVIRREAPAYEGCFLHRDFHPGNVLFTGEGEELRISGVVDWVETSWGPADLDVAHCSTALALLHGAEYGLGFRERYEARGGRQLAGGQDHLYWRLLDALAYAPDAEKLAVPWRELGRSDLTPEVLGARLEAYVGGLLERYV; from the coding sequence ATGAGCGGAGTCACTGTCTTCACACACGAGTGCGACGGCGAGCTGCTGAGGGGGGTGTACGGGGACGGGGATGATCCGGCCGCGGCCACCGTGGTGCTGCTGCACGGCGCGGGCAAGGGCAGCAAGGAGCGGCTGGTCCCGCTGCTCGGGGAGTTCGTGGCGCGGGGCTGCCGGGCGGTCGCCTTCGACTTCTCGGGGCATGGTGAGAGCACGGGCACGCTGGCGGAGTTGAGTCTGCGTCGGCGTTTCGAACAGGCGGTCGCCGTGATCGGGGCGCGTGTTCCAGCGGGCGCGCCCCTGATCGTCGTCGGGTTCAGCATGAGCGGCCAGACGGTGGCCGATCTCGCCGCGCACTACGGCGAGCGCGTGGCGGCGATCGGGCTGTGTGCGCCCGCGGTGTACGGGGCGGAGGCGTGGCTGGTGCCGTTCGGGGAGGGGAACGGCCGGTTCAGCGACATCATTCGTACGCCGGGCAGTTGGCGCCGGTCGCCGGCGCTGGAGGCGTTCCGGGCGTACACCGGGCGGGCCGTTCTCGTCGTACCGGGCACGGATCATGTCATCCCGACCGACGTGACCGACGCCGTCACGGACGCGCTGGCCGCCCGGGCCCAGTTCACCCGGGTCGGCATCCCCGCCGCCGACCACTACGTGGGCCTGTGGTTCCGGGACCACGACGACGACCGCCGACGGTTCGTCGACGCCGTACTGGCGGGGCTGGGCGACCGGGGCTGGACGGCGACCCGCGCCTGGGTGGACAAGCGGCTCCCGGAGGGGCGGAGCGTGCGCGAGTGGGAGTCGCTGCGCGGTGGCTGGAGTTCGCAGATGCGGCGGCTGACGCTGGACGACGGGTCGGCCGCTGTACTGCGGTCGTTCGTGAAGCCGTTCTTCCGGCGGCACGCTCCCGGACTGCTGACCCGTGAGGCGGCGGTGCTCACCCTCCTCGCGTCGTACGACGACATCCCGACGCCCCGACTGTACGCCGCCGACCCGACCGCCGAACTCGCCGATCACCCCTCGCTGTTGATGTCCCTGCTGCCGGGGTCGGTACGGGTGGAGGACGACGGGGACCTGGACGGGCGGCTGGACCTGCTGGCCGGCCAACTCGCCCGTATCCACGCGGTCGTACCGGCGGAACGGCCGCGTACGTATCAGGCGTGGACGTCGCCCGAGCGGGTCCGCACGCCCGGCGGCCCGCTGTGGGAGCGGGCCGCGGACGTGATCCGCCGCGAGGCACCCGCGTACGAGGGGTGTTTTCTGCACCGGGACTTCCATCCGGGGAACGTGCTGTTCACCGGCGAGGGCGAGGAGTTGCGGATCAGCGGGGTCGTGGACTGGGTGGAGACCTCGTGGGGGCCGGCGGACCTCGATGTCGCCCACTGCTCGACCGCGCTGGCGCTGCTGCACGGGGCGGAGTACGGGCTCGGCTTCCGTGAGCGGTACGAGGCGCGTGGTGGGCGTCAACTGGCAGGGGGCCAGGACCACTTGTACTGGCGGCTGCTGGACGCGCTCGCCTACGCGCCCGACGCGGAGAAGCTGGCGGTGCCGTGGCGGGAGCTGGGGCGGTCGGATCTGACGCCGGAGGTGTTGGGGGCGCGGTTGGAGGCCTATGTGGGCGGGCTGTTGGAGCGGTACGTGTAG
- a CDS encoding TetR family transcriptional regulator C-terminal domain-containing protein has product MRTHLTSLFTRAATDGSARPDVDPATLATEVAAFLEGAHLLRPLDPDQVDLPAVHRGCFEGLTAHLRP; this is encoded by the coding sequence ATCCGCACCCACCTGACGTCCCTCTTCACCCGCGCGGCGACCGACGGCTCGGCCCGCCCGGACGTGGACCCGGCGACGCTGGCCACAGAGGTGGCAGCCTTCCTCGAAGGAGCCCACCTGCTCAGGCCCCTGGACCCCGACCAGGTGGACCTGCCCGCCGTACACCGCGGCTGCTTCGAGGGGCTGACCGCCCACCTCCGCCCCTGA
- a CDS encoding alpha/beta fold hydrolase, producing the protein MSPPGCTVADLASDALAVLDSFGAERAHLVGVSLGGIIAQRIAVTDPERVLTLTRLSSQPLGRTRQPVPSLPSSEVSP; encoded by the coding sequence ATTTCGCCGCCCGGCTGTACAGTCGCCGACCTGGCCTCGGACGCGCTCGCCGTGCTGGACTCGTTCGGGGCGGAACGGGCGCATCTGGTCGGGGTCTCGCTGGGCGGGATCATCGCGCAGCGGATCGCCGTCACCGATCCCGAGCGGGTGCTGACACTGACGAGGCTGTCGTCCCAGCCACTGGGGCGCACGCGGCAGCCCGTTCCTTCCCTTCCGAGTTCGGAGGTATCACCGTGA
- a CDS encoding IS3 family transposase, translating into MLINTECIRGRVFTTRAEANLALFEYIDGFYNPRRIQKRLGYLSPIEYEEKHYADQAATEPVNLKPRQPALTS; encoded by the coding sequence ATGCTGATCAACACCGAGTGCATCCGCGGCCGCGTCTTCACGACCAGGGCCGAGGCGAATCTCGCGCTCTTCGAGTACATCGACGGCTTCTATAACCCCCGCCGTATCCAGAAGCGGCTCGGCTACCTCAGCCCCATCGAGTACGAAGAGAAGCACTACGCCGACCAGGCAGCGACCGAACCAGTGAACCTGAAACCACGTCAACCCGCCCTGACCAGCTAG
- a CDS encoding DUF5372 family protein: MQLIRPFHPRCGEDFEFLERLNSWRGDVVLVLDGQGHRCSFPLEWTDMAPVDAFVAAAGGGCPYRTGDLVELADLVAARVPGGRGGVGGMAP, from the coding sequence GTGCAGTTGATCCGTCCGTTCCATCCCCGGTGCGGTGAGGATTTCGAGTTCCTGGAGCGGCTCAACTCGTGGCGCGGGGATGTGGTACTGGTCCTCGACGGGCAGGGCCACAGGTGTTCGTTCCCGCTGGAGTGGACCGATATGGCGCCCGTGGACGCGTTCGTCGCGGCGGCCGGCGGGGGCTGTCCGTATCGGACCGGGGATCTGGTCGAGTTGGCGGATCTGGTTGCCGCCCGGGTGCCCGGTGGCCGGGGCGGTGTCGGGGGGATGGCGCCGTGA
- a CDS encoding DDE-type integrase/transposase/recombinase, translating into MTGRTLAVDVGGVLYYEPFDLAWLQGIWELTRADDATLTMDAFLQAMRDFYQRRAPGSPPPSLFPPNGTKSWQSVRERWTSLVQPIPGAVDALSYLAEEYEVCIVANQPPECLAALREAGLAGISLRRSKGFTRRDPDADLAPDLVQRDFTAPAPNRLWVTDLTMIPTLEGPLWLSAIRDAFSRRVVAWETSARADADLVLTSLEYALASREVAPGELVHHADHDTQPGLNGSTQHRLPGPIGDVR; encoded by the coding sequence ATGACGGGCCGCACCCTGGCCGTCGACGTCGGCGGCGTCCTCTACTACGAACCCTTCGACCTCGCCTGGCTCCAAGGCATCTGGGAACTCACGCGCGCGGACGATGCCACCCTCACCATGGACGCCTTCCTCCAGGCCATGCGCGACTTCTACCAGCGCCGCGCACCCGGATCGCCTCCGCCCAGCCTCTTCCCGCCCAACGGCACGAAGAGCTGGCAGAGCGTCCGCGAACGCTGGACCTCGTTAGTCCAGCCCATTCCTGGAGCCGTCGACGCGCTCAGCTACCTCGCCGAGGAGTACGAGGTGTGCATCGTCGCCAACCAGCCCCCGGAATGCCTCGCCGCCCTGCGTGAGGCCGGCCTGGCCGGGATCAGCCTCCGCAGGAGCAAGGGCTTCACCCGCCGCGACCCGGACGCCGACCTCGCCCCTGACCTGGTGCAACGCGACTTCACGGCACCCGCGCCGAACCGGCTGTGGGTCACCGACCTGACCATGATCCCCACCCTGGAGGGGCCACTGTGGCTGTCGGCGATCCGTGATGCCTTCTCCCGCAGAGTCGTGGCCTGGGAGACCTCCGCCCGCGCGGACGCCGACCTGGTCCTCACCTCCCTCGAGTACGCGCTGGCCAGCCGCGAGGTCGCCCCCGGCGAACTCGTCCACCACGCCGACCACGACACGCAGCCCGGACTCAACGGGTCGACGCAACACCGGCTTCCTGGACCGATAGGAGATGTTCGTTGA